One Hevea brasiliensis isolate MT/VB/25A 57/8 chromosome 6, ASM3005281v1, whole genome shotgun sequence genomic window, AATCTCAAATCTTAAACTAAGTATTCGTGGTCTCGAAATTTACTAATCCAGAAATAAATAAAGCATATTGCATGTGAGGCCTTAGGCGAATGAGGCCAAAAACATACAGTTTAACCAAAATCTTACGTAACATTCCTCAATTTCCTCATCCTCTCTCTCCCAATTCGACAGCTCCTCCGTGGCTTCGCCGGAACTTCGCCTGAACGTTGACGCAAACCCACAACAAGATCCACGAAAGCGCTCAATATGAACTTATGTGACTTCTTCTCATTTAAGTCCAAGTAAGAGAATAGAAGTTCTTGCATGAAATCCCAATTAACCTTCCCCTTCCTTTGTAATCTTGCTTCCACCATTTCCTGCATGGACAGCCGGAAATCTTCATTTGGGCTCCGAGAGTACTTTATCACTGTGATACAGTCGTCAGGGAGTGCAACGTTTATGTTCTTTATGTCAGTGCTATTAGAACAACTTCTTGCAGAGTCAATTATGGTATTGCTGGTTGAGCTTGAGCTTGATTCCCCTTCCTCGGAGGTGACGGTTAGACTCAACCGGGCCTCTTCGATGAGCGAGCTGGACGAACCGGCGGTGACGAAGAACCGGTGCGACCCACAGAGGTCCGGCGGTATTTCGAAGAGTCTAGGGGAGTCATAATGATCGTGATACAATACCCCACGAGGACCTCGAACTCGGTTATCATaatctccatcacctcctccttcttcttcctcttctccacATGTCTTCTTTTGGGGATGATCTTCCTCGTCGTTTTTGATATAGAGAGACTTAAAATTCTCGAAGAGGAAGCGATCGATATCGGAGAGAGTTGCTGCACCATCCCTTTCGTGTCCCTCGTTTAGGCTACGATCTCTGGCAAATGAAGGGGTCTTGGGGTTTTTGCAGCCTGATAAAACCCAGTTCTTAGAAGATGACATGGAATTAGGAGGAGTAGGGTTTTTGATCTTAGAGAGGTAATCTTGGAGGGACTTCTGGAGTTTCGTTGGCATCTTCTTATGGAGCTTTAGGttactacttttgatgattttcTGCTAAAACAATGGatgaagatatatatatatttatatataaatattttggtggtggtggtgacggTGAGTTAAGATACGGAGGTTTGAAATATGCGTTTCTTTAATCCATCAAGTAATATAAATTTGGAGAAAAAAAACAGAAGGGATGACTTATATTAAATGCTGTACATTTTCAAATTTCACCttttttcagaaattttatttttaggttGTTGAATTGTGATGATCAACTTGCACGATTAGGGCAAATTAAATACCTTAAATTTTTTTCATCTAAATGTAATTTATTATAAGtttaagatataaaatatataatgagattattttttaaatttaattatttatatataaaaaaatttttcacttaaaatatagagactattatttaaaaaaaattacatctAATGTAAACTTAACTTCATATGAGAATGAGTtttataatcattaaattaaatatatatatcaaaatttatgtataattaatataAACTATATATAATAAGTgcataaatataaattcaaatatttgattaatagttattaattaagttatttttggATGAGAACTAGCTCATATATAATATCTGCAATTAAAGGAAAAcaacaaaaaaaatatttaagcgTTAAATTAATTATGAATCTAAATATGGTAAATAATCTGGTTGTATACATTAACTTTTTTGTTTTTGTGTGGCAATTAGTATTAATTTGAAGCTGGAGTTATGGATATTCCAATTTATATAAAGGAAAGATTTACTTTACTTGCCAATTAATGAACCTTAATTTAAGGATATTAATGGATAATTTTGACATATAATACCAGACAAATTTCCCTCCCAAtaatcttaattaaaatttaatgaaaaattaactGTTCTTCACTTTACTTATATTACAGGAAGATTCTGAGTAGATTATTGCATTTGATTTGCATGTGATTCTCTCTCTTCATATAAGAAGAGAAAACAAAAATtatacttaatttaaaaaaatgcattattaatttattatgctttaaaataatattttgttaCGTTTGGATTTCATCCTATGAATTTCAATAATACATCTCCCCTCATGCGTCGATataacaaaaattttaattattaaaaaaaacaataatttcaaattaaatattgcaataaacatatATAGTTTCATAAGGTCAAATTAAGGCATGAGTCATCTTGCATGCCACCGTATCTTTTACTATTATAACACGTTGAGACTTAGCTCTAAGTTGTTAGCTTTTGCTTCGTTCTAAGAGTTAAATCTATAGGTTaacctcttatatatatatatatatatatatatatatatatatatatatatataacacagaTAGGAATCACATTTCTCTTTAAAGATATATAATTGATAATGAATAAATATTTCATATTTTAAAGGGATATAATATacatttgataagtgcataatttattaattttactcccatcacatttaatgtttctagggtatctttatacctaattcagttgattaaagtataattatctatcaggcatatgtttagagagttgttgaaataattgtgttaaatggagaatttTTTGGTATTTGCATTAATCTGACTCTttctgtatttttcagggttttggtgaagttccagagcatagaagtgtggaaggaagcttgaaAAGGGCGAATGATTGAGAAGtgttgttgatacaaagtacacggatcgtgtaagcacaaccacagacccgtgtaacattctgccagaagaaatccagagaaccgaggaagaaacaaagtacacaagCCGTGTAACTTGACCCATGTAAATCCTGGAGACCTGTGTAACATTTTGTGCCAATACAAAACATACCcactcagctccagtaagttacacggccctgggctgtgtagtgatacacgggccgtgtatccatcgacaatcagtttcctgattttgctccagttgcagtttttgacaaagagaaagactcttaaacctaaccctaggccatttattataaatagaagaggcaaCAGCTGACAAAAAGGGATTCAGCAGCCTCTCGACAGAGGAGGATCAGACTTTCGTTCTCCAttcacattctagatttcttcaatttttttcctttaattttctgtaagtcATGAATATGAGtgactaagtttttaattcagttcaagggattcaagtttttttgagtgatttgtgagaccaggttcttaatttaatttttgtctttttgaatatctattgtaacaccctcactatagcaattctgtacattctattgttccggtgactggtgtcggtctggacagctggaacgcttggaaaaatatttagactagagtgaggagtcataaataactcaaataataataagaaaaatttaagaaaaattttagaaataaaatacaaccaagttaaatgagcctgtgccctagcaatgggtaacctagtagaaagttgcggtcctcgcagctaggagccctaaacccaggggaaaattcatgaaataatttttgggacttcagagaagagtcattgaggtttctatggcattagaatgccaagaaaaggcttagaaaaacttttagatcggtacagtcGATTTTGGTttcttaagctaaacggagggcattttggtcatttcgctttcagagacgatttttgaccaacttgtccagttaagtaaataattattatgacataaaatgtgaataaatattgctaaaaatttaattgaaaatgagtagaaaagaaaaggaaagaaaatgaaggaaattggtaattatgacatcacatgatgtcattaaaatgctccCACCTAATCACACTGTGACACATAtctttaaaccacttaaaatgagtaaatgggcagaaataaaagaaaaaaaatcagacttTGTCTTCCTTCTTTCGCGGTGAAACCCACTTCACACtctcctttccaccattaaagctccaaatgctTGATTTCCTAGCCAATCTTACCCCATAACCCTAGGACCCTTCACTAAAAATATTTCCTACacattgaggaagctttgggttgcaatttgaagaggaaaaagtgaagttagagcttagaaaaattctgcactcaagaggttagtgctactttTGTTTATTTTCCTCTTATGTTCCTTGTTACAACATCAATTTAaggtagaaaatatgaaattggaagaaaaatagGCATGTTAAAGTCCCTTTAAAATTTCAGTAGCCCTAAGGTTCTATAAGGTTtccatgattcaagtgaattataattgtgTATTGATGCCATAGAATATGGtttgatgattagaacacttacatgtaaattgtttgaacaaattgaagttgtggagttagggtttgggaaaaacctagggttttgctcatgtgttgatgagtgaaagttttaatggtcaattagcgactatttggctgagtataatgaggaattgaagtgaattatcaCTTTGGATTGAGGTTGGGTGTactgccttgagtgacctgcaggactagatgtgagtccagcatgtttgggcagctataacttgatttgtatagttcaattggtgcaaggccaattggacatgaaattagacacataatggcacaactttgatgaaggaaaactgtccaaaaaacaaacttaggatgccttaaaaattgaccaaatctgggtagcaCCAATTTTGCCTGtgcaaaataactaaatgaacagtgttcattcatttggtcataactcactttaAAAATGTCCAATCAACCTGAAAttcatatcaatagaaagcttagacaatttattacaactttcatgaaggacacaacttcaaattttgaccagaacttaatgaaattgcccactaaactcaggacaccaaaactgccagaatggattctgcccagaaattctgggtattgccctatccggccagttattgtatttaggccataacttgagttacaaaatttcaaatagagtgattcaaaaagggaattaaatatgacacataaaggaacaactttcatgaagagaattttatcaaattcccactgtacaaatgaccaatggaacaataatcttagtgcttgaaatctgaaaattgtaaataatcaatactaagctttgaaatggtattggtaatcaatgccaacaaaaataaaatgtaaaatgtggtatcttggtgaacttagatttaagaaatctattataaattaaaagtcaacctttgaagggaaatggtcaagtgaatagtaacctcaataatattaatgcaagggatcaaaacttaaattgcaaatgataagttatataaatagtgtaatgaataaatggatcatgttaatgtatgaatgagacattagttctcattattgtagaaaggaaaagtactttgagtataatggtatagaaggataattgatgtgaattatgattatatgaatgatcaaatgaatgtataaattataattggaatttgttatgaaataatgaagattgaaaattttcatacatgagttgagcatgaatggtaatgtatggaaatggatataaatgaaattgtatggattgactacggaattgaaatatatagatgatgcatgaaatgatgagatttttattttaaaatattattgaacatttcaaacagatgaatagtgaaacacgtcaaactttattaaaataggggaaattccgttagtttctccgtcgaaaaataattgatattaaaagataataacttgaaaatgattaaaggaataaagtaagataagatagggtgctccggcatcgaatgtagcacacctcgctcggctacactgtagtcgggtgaggggtgttacatctattattttctaatttcattgtctttgatctattgaatgatttgttaaaaaggcctattagttaattgtttgatgtgatcaattgctagttcatcttcataatccataattattgtgtaagattgaacattagTAGCAATtaagttttattgattatgatcccagtttttgataataacctaaggaaacaatatggtgaattaaatgatttatgctttataaattgttgttcagcttaactactttctattcttaaagaaattattaatttgatgaggattgcttaataccaattcagttaataattagagtcaacaagagtgctgggctcgaattgatgagtatagggaagttaggggtttacctcgctgtttggtaaatctacgttaagtattcaataagagataattgtatttcttttttctatgatcaaatcaatgcattgaaaTGTGAATTactttggactgaagtttgtttaattcaagagtttcttatttaattttagatcttaattttggatttttgatttcttctttggattgtgaattaatacccccccccccaacctttgtttctttttccattacacaagtgcacgaaatttaataattcagtctctagggttcgacctggatttaccacttactgcagaaaatatttcataattggtgatttcagttaatttaatttctggtggattcgacacccatcaagaattttggcgctATTGCCGGGgattgaaatttattggatttcgtatttttagtgttaggatattctgttattaattttgtttgtgagttattgttgttttcaggtttttgaaaaaaaaaattatagtgttactattcattaagaattttggttgaattaggagggtggcccatacctattttgaaggaaatgacgTTCTGATCAAGATTAATCAATCCATAGGATTCCTTGGCCCCACAACTTGAGACCAAATTctattgttttctagggttttaaggcatttttctatttttactttaatttctttttgtttatgacaagaacttctcaatctggtgagttgatctttgatccagaagtagaaaaaatagctaaacagtcgAGAAAATCGGCTAAGCAGGCTAAGCagattccgagtacatctgaaggaatccaatctccaaaggagttAAGTTCAGAGTCGGATTTGGATTCAAATTCCAAAAATGAAACCATGGCTACtagaactttgaaagagttggctgctcctgatataaactaacagcctttgtgtattcaataccctactttaaatgttgcttttaagttgaaatctggactaatccatttgttgcctaagtttcatggtcttgtaggtgaggatccacataagcatttaaaagaattttatgttgtgtgttccagcatgaaacctccaggagtttcagaggatcaaatcaagcttcaagctttccctttctcactggaagacgcagctaaggattggttataTTACCTTCCTTCCGagtctgtcaactcatggaatgggatgaagcagatatttctggagaagtattttcctgtttcccatgctgccaacataagaaaaaaatttgtggcatccggcagtacaatggagagagcttgtatgagtattgggaacgATTTAAGAAACTGTGTCCAAGctatccccatcatcaaataagtgagcagcttttgattcagtatttctatgagggacttctaccaatggaccgcagtatgatagatgctgctagtggaggagctttggttgacaagacaccagaagaagcaaggaggctgattgctaacatggcagcaaattttTAGCAGTTTGGAATAAGAATGaatcacacacctatgaaggttaatgaggtaagtacatctaaccttgagaaataaatttttgatttaacttttttggtgaggcagttggttgtagggaacatgcaaactattaaggtatgtggaatttgttcgggtttgggtcatgctactgacatgtgtcctgcattacaagaggatgaatcaatgcaacatgctaatgcagtaggacattatggacagccacaatgcaggtatgatcccttttctaatacttataatccaggatggcgagatcatccaaATTTGAATTATGGGGATCAACCGGTACAAAATCGATACCAGCAGCAAAGACcataagtgaatcaaccacctccacctccacctccctcaaatcaaggtatgtcacttgatgaaattgttaaggctttggctaataaTACACAACAGTTTTAATAGGAGACCAGAAacagcattcaaaacatagagaggtagatttgtcagttagcctcatctgtgagtaagttggaagctcaaggttctggaaagcttctaTCACAAACAGTTATGAACCGcagagaaaatgcgagtgctatactattgcggagtgggaaagaagttgataaccagactccacatgagccaatgaaaaagaaaaagcaaggagaaaaagagcCAAAAGAGTCtaaagttcctgaagttgaggtaaatactgaacctaacttgaataaagttaataattctgttcttcctccattcccatacAGGTTGGCTGagactaagaaagaagaacaagagaaagaaattttgaagactttcagaaaggtggaggtgaatatacctttacttgatgtgaTCAAATaagttcccaagtatgctaaatttCTTAAGAAACTATGCACTATAAAgcacaagttgaggaataatgagaagatcattgTAGGAGAAAATGTGTTggcattaattcagcaaaaattaccccctaagtgtaaggatccaggttcgttttctattccctgcagaataggtgattctaaatttgaatgtgcaatggcagatttaggagcatctattaatgttatgtcaaattcagtttttcaaactttaaatttgggtactTTGAAAGAAACTAGTaccattattcagttagctgatcgttctaatgcttacccattgagagtagttgaggatgtgttggtgcaggttggagaattgatttttcctgcagatttttacattttggatatggaagatagtgttcccacatcaaagtcagctttaattttgtttggaagacctttcctaaaaactgtcaagacaaaaattgatgtggatgatggtaccttaactatggagtttgatggagagactgtcaaatttaatatctttgatgccatgaagtatcctgctgatgaccattctattttttctattgatgttgttgattcATTTGTGCAGggtgtttttgagttaagcatagaggatgagttagaagtggtgattagtcaaggaattcaagaaatcagtaccaatccaacattaagtgtagaggttcaagatATAGTAATGGTattgcagtcattacctcctgttccaaaaaggtatggagtatcaaagattgacttacttgtatctcacacaaaattattaccttttgtggtgcaggcaccagttcttaaactcaagcctttacctgagcatttgaagtatgtttacttgggagacaatgagacacttccagttatcatctcaagtaatttaacaaagattTAAGAAGATAGATTGATTAGAGTTTTGAGAatacacaaggaagcaattggatggacaatagctgacgtcaaaggtataagtccatcagtgtgcatgcataggattttactggaggatgacgctaaaccaagtagagaagctcaaaggagattgaacccacagatgatggaggttgtgaagaaagagattttaaagctactagatgtaggagttatttacccaatttcagacagcaaatgggtaagtacagtccaagtagtgccaaaaaaatcaggagtcactgtggtagcaaatcaagataatgaacttgttccaacaaggattcagagtggatggcgaatgtgcatagactaccgcaagctgaattcaacaacaaagaaggaccacttcccactaccattcattgatcagatgcttgagcggttagcaggtaagtcttatttctgTTTTCTGGATggcttttctggatataatcaaattgtgattgcaccggaggatcaagagaagactaccttcacttgcccttttggaacttttacttttagaaggatgcccttcgagctttgtaatgcacctgccacatttcagagatgcatgatgagcatattttcagattacattgatacttgcattgaggtgttcatggatgattttactgtgtatggtgattcatttgatgcacgtttacatcatttaacttctgttcttgagagatgcattgagaaaaatcttgttttgaattatgagaagtgttattttatggtggaacaggggattgttttgggtcatgttgtctctaataggggtattgaggtggataaatctaaaattgatttaattgtgaacttaTCCTACCCCACAACTATGAGGGAAGTAcgctcttttcttggtcatgcaggtttctatcgcaggttcattaaggatttctctaagatagcattgccttttTCCAAactcttgcaaaaagatgttccttttgagttcagtgaagagtctgtcagatacaatcgatactggcactccatgcaattttacaatttcatatatgtacaatctagccaatctttctaagctatagtccatccaaaatggcaaaaagtgagcagacttggtcagtctgtcaactataacccatactgcatcatgactattctgtgtcctcggaagtcccgtaacaaaatgcatagttatccattcccatttccactctggtactggcaatagaTGTAATAAActtgctggtacttgatgttctgccttcacttgctgacaagttaggcatttggaaacaaattcagctatatccctcttcatacctatccaccagtaatgctcttttagccctctgtacattttagttccaccggggtgcatagcaaaaggagactcatgtgcttctttcataatgatctgtctcaatttcaCATTATTAGgagcacacattctgccctgatgtagtagtaagccatcatctctcacagaaaattcaggtttcttaccctactggacttctttcagtagcttttgatatttttcatcattctgagcagccattctgatctgatcaatcaacactggctgcatatgccatgcaactactgtttgtccctcatcatcaatatcCAAACTGGCatattgtgctttcaattcatgtaccatagacaaaggagaaattctgagactttccatagtcttgcgacttaaggcgtcagccaccacatttgtttttcttggctgatagtctattaagtaatcatagtctttaatcagttctaaccatttcctctgcctcaaattcaattccttttgggtacctaagtacttcaagcttttgtgatctgtgtagatatagcatttctctccatacaatccagatcttcagagcaaaaacaatagctgctaactccaagtcatgtgttgggtagttcctctcatgcggtttcagctggcgtgatgcataagcaatgacattccgatcttgcatcaatacacagcttaacccattgtgagaagcatcactataaactgtgtattctttacccggtgtaggtaaagtaaggactggagcttcagtcaaacacctcttcaactcatcaaaactctactggcatttatctatccactgaaattttacatctttccgaagcagcttgatcagtggagaagctaacatagaaaaccctttcacaaattgacgataatatccagctaaacccagaaaactgcgaatttctatgatattcctgggtggcttccaattaaggataggcttttgacaaattgaaatctgCATTGACATCACCCCCTATTATCCAGGCTCTTGATTGGACTATAccgtttgaaattatgtgtgatgcgagtaattatgcagtgggagcagttttagggcagcgtgttgggaagttctttcatgtgatttattatg contains:
- the LOC110632027 gene encoding transcription repressor OFP14-like, coding for MPTKLQKSLQDYLSKIKNPTPPNSMSSSKNWVLSGCKNPKTPSFARDRSLNEGHERDGAATLSDIDRFLFENFKSLYIKNDEEDHPQKKTCGEEEEEGGGDGDYDNRVRGPRGVLYHDHYDSPRLFEIPPDLCGSHRFFVTAGSSSSLIEEARLSLTVTSEEGESSSSSTSNTIIDSARSCSNSTDIKNINVALPDDCITVIKYSRSPNEDFRLSMQEMVEARLQRKGKVNWDFMQELLFSYLDLNEKKSHKFILSAFVDLVVGLRQRSGEVPAKPRRSCRIGRERMRKLRNVT